The genomic interval GCCTGGAACGCCATCTGCGCCTCCGCGCCCCGGACCTCGCCCACGCAGATGTAGTCCGGGCGCGACCGGAGCGCCGCGGCCACGAGGTCGAACATGTCCACGTCCGAGCCCTCGCCGTTCCCCTCCCGCGTCAGGAGCTGTTGCCAGTTCTCGTGGGGCGGCTTCACCTCGGCGGTGTCCTCCGCGGTGTAGATCTTGTGGTCGCGGGGGATGAACGAGAACATCGAGTTGAGCGTCGTCGTCTTGCCGGAGGCCGTCTCGCCGACGACGAACACGGTCTGCTCGTTCTCCATACAGAGCCACAGGTACGCCGCCAGCTCCGGCGAGATGGTGCCCCACTTCGTTATCTGGAAGATGGAGAGCGGCACGTCCTCGCCCTGCCGGATGGTGAGCGACGGCCCCTTGATGGAGACGTCGTCGGAGTAGATGATGTTGATGCGCGACCCGTTCGGCAGCGTCGAGTCGATGATGGGGTTCGAATCGGAGACGGGGTGGTTCATCCGCTCGCCCATGTTGCGGATCCAGTTCGAGAACTGCTCGTTGTCGCCGAAGTCGACGGTCGTCTCGACCATACCGAAGACGCCGTGGTCGACGTAACACGCGTGCGGGCCGATGACGTGGATGTCCTCGTTATCTGGGTCGGCCATCACGGGTTCGAGCGGGCCGAGGCCGACGATGTCGCGCTGGAGGACGTACCGGAGCCGGTCGTACGTCTGCGGGTCGACGGTGAAGCGGTCGCCGAGCAGCGAGGCGCGGAGGCGGTCGGGGAGCGAGCCGGCCCCCTCGCCCACGGCGAGTATCTCGTCGACGAGTTCGTCCAGGTGGCTCGTGAAGTCGCCGCCCTCGACGGGGGCGGGCTTCGTCACCGAGCGGTCGAGCACCTCCGCGCGGACGCGCTCGTAGAGCCCCTCGTCCTCGGCCGAGAGCGTCGGCTCCAGACAGTAGTACGTCGTGTCCTGGCCGGGGCGGCCGTGGACGTGCCCGAAGATGGGCGGCTCCGCCGGGAACAGTACGTTCGGCTTCGACGTCGCGTGCTCGTCGGTCGGCTCCTCGGCGTACACGGGGTACGTGTTCGTCCGCTCGTAGAACGCCTCCAAGTGGGCGCGAACGTGCGGGTGCTCGTCGGTGACGGCGCGCAGGTCGTCGGTGAGTCTGGTGTTCGCCTTCATGGTCACGCGATGGTCCGCGATTCGATGACGATGCCCCGCCCCTGCTGGACGGAGAAGCCGATGGTGTCGTCGACGGGCTGTTTCATGCCGGCGAAGCGCCGGACGAGCGCCTTCTTGCGTATCTCCTGGCCGACCGCCTCGCTGTGGAGTTCGAGGTACACGTCCGCGGCGCCGCGCAGCGGCCGGAGCGCCCGCTCCGTCAGCGTCGCCGGGTCGACCGTCACGACGGCGACCTTGCCGGCCGCGAGCGGCCGGTCGAGCCGCCCGAGGAACCGTTGCATCGCGCGGTCCTCGTCGCCGCTCCCGAGAACGGGGCCGAATCGCGGGTCGTTGCGGCACAGCCGGCCGAAGCCGTCCGCGACGAGCGCGTCGCCGGTCCACACGCCGCCCGTTTCCGTCAGCGGCGCGAGTAGCGGCCGGTCGCCGTCCACGGGCGCGTGGTAGTAGCGGAGCCGCTCCGCGAGCAGGTGTTCGACCACGTCGTACGACAGCGAGTGCATCTGGTCGACGTACTCCCGTGCCGTCGCGTCCGTCGCGACGACCGTCACCCGGGTTCCCTCCTCGGCCAGGCCGTAGGCGAACCGCGAGGCGAGCACGGACTTGCCCGCGCCCGTCCCGCCCTCGACGAGGACGAGACTCCCCTCGGGGAAGCCGCCCCCGACCGCGTGGTTGACGCGGTCGCGCGACTCCAGCCCGATGGAGAGGTGGTTCACGGCGCCACCCGGAACGCGAGGGTCTCGCGCTCGCTCCCCACGATGACGGTCGCGCGGTGGTCGCCGGCATCCAGCGTCCGAGTGACGGTGACGCGGACGACCGCGCCCTCGCGCCACGCCGTGTCGCCGCCGAGCACCTCGACCGAGTCGGGCGTCGTGTACCGACCGTCCACGAGTACCTCGATGCCCGTCCCCTCGGTCTCGATGGTCCGGTCGCCCGTGTTCTTTACGAGCAGCGTCACGGTGTCGGAGCCGTCGTACACCGCGCCGCTCCCGGGGTCGCTGATTATCTCCACGTCGGTGTCGATGCTGCGGGCCACGTCCGCGCCGCGGTCGTCGAGCGAGTCGGAGATGCCGCCGACCGTCGTCACCATCGCGCCGGAGACGCCCGCGGCGATGCTCACGGCCGCGATGAAGATGACGAGCGTCGAGACGGAGGCGCTCGCCACGTCAGGCCACCTCCGCCGTCGCCGCGACGCCCGGCCCGGTCGTCACCTTCACGCGGTTCCCGTCCAGTCCGTCCACGTTCACGACGAGCGTCTCGCCGGGCGCCCACACGTCCGTCGCGGCGTCGCCATCGACGGTCGTCTCGTCGGGCGTCACGTACTCGCCGTCGACGAGTAGGTCCACTGCATCGACGGAGAGCGTGTTCGCGCCGGTGTTCTCTATCTCGACGGTGAGGCGGTCGTCGGTCAGGGTCGGCGAATCCGTGTTCGTGATGGCGACGGCCGTGTTCTGTCGCGCCAGCGCCCGCTCGTCGTTCGCCGAGAGCGCGTCCGACCGCCGCTCCGTGAAGCGGTCGACGGCGGGGTAGAGGGTCGCGGCGCTCACCAACAGCCCGATGAACACGACCGCGGTCGCCCCGCTCACGCTGAAGCCCATTCAGTTCAGATGTCGTCGAGTTCGCCCAGCACCGTGAGGTAGCGGTGGGAGGTGGTGTGTTCGTGCGCGGTCGGCTCGCGCGGCTGCATCGGGTCGACGAACACGTCGAGCGACGGGCCGCCGATGACGCTCACGAGCCGCTCCTTCACCGAGGCGGAGATCCACCCCGTCTGTTCGTAGTGGTCGACCGCGCGGAGCGCGCCCGCGGGCCCGGAGCGCTCCATCAGCGCGGCCAGCCACTCCATCACCAACACGTCGCCGGCGTACCCCTCCGGCACCGCCGTCAGCATCGGCTCGCGTTCCGGCGGTTCCGTCGCCGCCGGCCCGCCGTCTGCGGCTGTCGGCTCGGGTTCGGGCTCCTCGCCCGGCGCGTAGTCGTCGAACAGGTCGTCGTCCATCGCCGCGTCGTCGGCCCCCTCGTCGGTCGGCTCCGCCTCGTCGTAGAGGTCGTCGAACGAGACGACGTCCTCGTCGTCCGCCGGCACCGACGCGTCGGGTGTCGTCTCTCCCGACCCGTGGCCTTCGACGAACGGGTTGTCCTCGGCGACGAGCCGGTCGTACACGCCGGTGAGCCGGCGCACCGTCTCGTGCATCTCGTCCATCGACTCGGTCATCTCCTCCTGCGAGCTCCGGATGGCCCGCACCGTCGACTCCGTCGAGTCGATATCCTCCTCCAGCTCGTCGATGCGAACGCCGAGCTCCGTCGTGTCCGGCCCCCGCTGTTCCGCGGGCTCCGTCTCCGGCGGCTCCGGCGTCGCCTCGTCCGCCTCGCCGTCCTGTGCGTCGTCGTCGTCCGTGTTGCGTCCGAACATGAGTGGATGTTCACGCGCGTGCCCCGTGCGCGCCGTGTCTTACCCACACGTCGGGCCCTCGGACACATAGGTCGGCAGTCGGTTTCGGCGGGCGTTTCGAGTCTCGATTCGAGCCCCGACTCCGCGGCCGAAAGCGTTCGCCGGTCTAAGTGGGTATCGTCCGTCGTCGGGAGTGGGAAGAACCCAACCGCCCGCTCGGGGTGGGAACACAGACAACCCATGAAACTACCAACAACCGACGATTCCGACCGCGGGCAGGTCGGCA from Halosegnis marinus carries:
- a CDS encoding fla cluster protein FlaF, producing MGFSVSGATAVVFIGLLVSAATLYPAVDRFTERRSDALSANDERALARQNTAVAITNTDSPTLTDDRLTVEIENTGANTLSVDAVDLLVDGEYVTPDETTVDGDAATDVWAPGETLVVNVDGLDGNRVKVTTGPGVAATAEVA
- a CDS encoding type II/IV secretion system ATPase subunit, whose amino-acid sequence is MKANTRLTDDLRAVTDEHPHVRAHLEAFYERTNTYPVYAEEPTDEHATSKPNVLFPAEPPIFGHVHGRPGQDTTYYCLEPTLSAEDEGLYERVRAEVLDRSVTKPAPVEGGDFTSHLDELVDEILAVGEGAGSLPDRLRASLLGDRFTVDPQTYDRLRYVLQRDIVGLGPLEPVMADPDNEDIHVIGPHACYVDHGVFGMVETTVDFGDNEQFSNWIRNMGERMNHPVSDSNPIIDSTLPNGSRINIIYSDDVSIKGPSLTIRQGEDVPLSIFQITKWGTISPELAAYLWLCMENEQTVFVVGETASGKTTTLNSMFSFIPRDHKIYTAEDTAEVKPPHENWQQLLTREGNGEGSDVDMFDLVAAALRSRPDYICVGEVRGAEAQMAFQAAQTGHPVLITFHASDIVSMIQRFTSNPINVPETFMDNCDVALFQNRVKQGDDVLRRVTSVQEIEGYSSHEGGVVTREAFSWDPRDDDVTFKGRNNSHVLENQIATLLGYDDTRKIYDELDRRAELIRRLIDADVLGYHEVNDAIETFQRDGVEALPVDIHGLTDRVNA
- a CDS encoding fla cluster protein flaG, translated to MASASVSTLVIFIAAVSIAAGVSGAMVTTVGGISDSLDDRGADVARSIDTDVEIISDPGSGAVYDGSDTVTLLVKNTGDRTIETEGTGIEVLVDGRYTTPDSVEVLGGDTAWREGAVVRVTVTRTLDAGDHRATVIVGSERETLAFRVAP
- a CDS encoding FlaD/FlaE family flagellar protein — encoded protein: MFGRNTDDDDAQDGEADEATPEPPETEPAEQRGPDTTELGVRIDELEEDIDSTESTVRAIRSSQEEMTESMDEMHETVRRLTGVYDRLVAEDNPFVEGHGSGETTPDASVPADDEDVVSFDDLYDEAEPTDEGADDAAMDDDLFDDYAPGEEPEPEPTAADGGPAATEPPEREPMLTAVPEGYAGDVLVMEWLAALMERSGPAGALRAVDHYEQTGWISASVKERLVSVIGGPSLDVFVDPMQPREPTAHEHTTSHRYLTVLGELDDI
- a CDS encoding ATPase domain-containing protein gives rise to the protein MNHLSIGLESRDRVNHAVGGGFPEGSLVLVEGGTGAGKSVLASRFAYGLAEEGTRVTVVATDATAREYVDQMHSLSYDVVEHLLAERLRYYHAPVDGDRPLLAPLTETGGVWTGDALVADGFGRLCRNDPRFGPVLGSGDEDRAMQRFLGRLDRPLAAGKVAVVTVDPATLTERALRPLRGAADVYLELHSEAVGQEIRKKALVRRFAGMKQPVDDTIGFSVQQGRGIVIESRTIA